A genomic window from Vigna radiata var. radiata cultivar VC1973A chromosome 2, Vradiata_ver6, whole genome shotgun sequence includes:
- the LOC106755856 gene encoding AP2-like ethylene-responsive transcription factor PLT2: MNNNWLSFPLSPTHSSLPSSHDLQATQYHQFSLGLVNESMENPFQNHDWNLINTHSSNEVPKVADFLGVSKSENQSELAALNEIQSNDSDYLFTNNSLVPLQNPVVDTPSNEYQENANSNLQSLTLSMGSGKDSTCETSGENSTNTVEAAPRRTLDTFGQRTSIYRGVTRHRWTGRYEAHLWDNSCRREGQSRKGRQVYLGGYDKEEKAARAYDLAALKYWGTSTTTNFPISNYEKELDEMKHMTRQEFVAAIRRKSSGFSRGASMYRGVTRHHQHGRWQARIGRVAGNKDLYLGTFSTEEEAAEAYDIAAIKFRGLNAVTNFDMSRYDVKAILESNTLPIGGGAAKRLKEAQALESSRKREEMIALGSSTFQYGTSSSSRLHAYPLMQHHQFEQPQPLLTLQNHDMSSHFSHQDPLHQGYIQTQLQLHQQSGVSSYLQNNPQFYGGYLQNHPALLQGMMNMGSSSSSSVLENNNNNNSNVGGFAAGSGFGMASNPSSGNAVGAAEELGLVKVDYDMPAGGYGGWSAAAAESMQTSNGGVFTMWNE, translated from the exons ATGAACAACAACTGGCTTTCTTTCCCTCTTTCTCCCACTCATTCTTCCTTACCATCCTCCCATGATCTTCAAGCAACTCAGTACCACCAATTTTCCCTTGGGCTGGTGAACGAAAGCATGGAAAACCCTTTCCAAAATCATG ATTGGAATCTGATTAACACTCATAGCAGCAACGAGGTTCCAAAAGTGGCTGATTTTCTTGGAGTGAGCAAGTCTGAAAATCAGTCAGAGCTTGCTGCTTTAAACGAAATTCAGTCAAATGATTCAGATTATCTGTTCACAAACAACAGTCTGGTGCCTTTGCAAAACCCCGTGGTGGACACACCAAGCAATGAGTATCAAGAAAATGCTAACAGTAACTTGCAATCGTTGACATTATCCATGGGAAGTGGTAAGGATTCTACATGTGAAACCAGTGGTGAAAATAGTACAAACACTGTTGAAGCTGCACCTAGAAGAACTTTGGATACTTTCGGTCAGAGAACATCCATATATCGTGGAGTAACGCG ACATAGATGGACTGGAAGGTATGAAGCTCACCTTTGGGATAATAGCTGTAGAAGGGAAGGACAATCAAGAAAAGGACGCCAAG TTTATTTGG GTGGATATGATAAAGAAGAGAAAGCAGCTAGGGCTTATGATTTAGCAGCACTGAAGTACTGGGGAACATCCACCACTACCAACTTTCCA ATTAGCAACTACGAGAAGGAATTGGATGAAATGAAACACATGACCAGACAAGAATTTGTTGCCGCTATAAGAAG GAAAAGTAGCGGTTTCTCTAGAGGTGCATCAATGTATCGCGGAGTTACAAG GCATCACCAACACGGAAGATGGCAAGCAAGGATTGGTAGAGTTGCAGGAAACAAAGATCTTTACTTGGGAACTTTCA GTACTGAGGAAGAGGCTGCAGAAGCTTACGACATAGCAGCGATAAAGTTCAGAGGTCTCAACGCTGTTACAAACTTTGACATGAGCCGTTATGACGTGAAAGCTATTCTCGAAAGCAACACTCTCCCGATAGGAGGAGGCGCTGCAAAACGTCTGAAAGAAGCTCAAGCTCTAGAATCTTCTAGAAAACGTGAAGAGATGATTGCACTAGGCTCATCCACCTTCCAATATGGAACCTCAAGCTCTTCCAGGCTACACGCTTACCCTCTAATGCAGCACCACCAGTTCGAGCAACCTCAACCTCTGCTAACCTTGCAAAACCATGACATGAGTTCTCACTTCTCTCACCAAGACCCTTTACACCAGGGTTACATCCAAACGCAGCTTCAGTTGCACCAGCAGAGTGGTGTTTCTTCTTACCTCCAGAATAATCCTCAGTTCTACGGTGGCTACCTTCAGAACCATCCTGCATTGCTTCAGGGAATGATGAACATGgggtcttcttcttcttcatctgtgTTGGagaataataacaacaataatagcAATGTTGGTGGGTTTGCAGCAGGGAGTGGGTTTGGTATGGCTTCGAATCCATCGTCGGGTAACGCAGTGGGCGCGGCGGAGGAACTTGGCTTGGTGAAGGTTGACTATGACATGCCAGCCGGAGGTTACGGCGGTTGGTCGGCGGCGGCGGCGGAATCCATGCAGACGTCAAATGGTGGAGTGTTCACAATGTGGAATGAGTGA
- the LOC106756576 gene encoding zinc finger A20 and AN1 domain-containing stress-associated protein 2 yields MDHDKTGCQAPPEAPILCINNCGFFGSAATMNMCSKCHKDMLLKQEQAKLAASSIGNIMNGSSSSTGNEPVVAANVEIPLISVEPKTVSVQPLFGSVSEESEEAKPKDGPKRCSSCNKRVGLTGFNCRCGNLFCAVHRYSDKHNCPFDYRTAARDAIAKANPVVKAEKLDKI; encoded by the coding sequence atgGACCATGACAAGACTGGGTGCCAAGCTCCTCCCGAAGCTCCTATACTGTGCATCAACAACTGTGGATTTTTTGGAAGTGCAGCTACCATGAATATGTGTTCTAAATGCCACAAAGACATGTTGCTGAAACAGGAGCAGGCCAAGCTTGCCGCATCGTCCATTGGGAATATTATGAACGGGTCATCTAGCAGCACCGGAAATGAACCTGTTGTTGCTGCTAATGTTGAAATCCCACTTATTTCAGTAGAGCCTAAAACTGTCTCTGTGCAACCTTTATTTGGTTCAGTTTCAGAGGAGAGCGAGGAGGCAAAGCCGAAGGATGGTCCTAAACGTTGCAGCAGCTGCAATAAGCGAGTTGGTTTGACAGGGTTCAATTGTCGATGTGGCAATCTTTTTTGTGCTGTACATCGCTACTCAGACAAGCATAATTGCCCGTTTGATTATCGCACTGCTGCTCGGGATGCGATAGCTAAAGCAAACCCAGTGGTCAAGGCTGAGAAGCTTGATAAGATCTAA
- the LOC106778535 gene encoding poly(A)-specific ribonuclease PARN-like, giving the protein MASVFQLRLRSLCTSSSKWRVKQVTTSNFEESLQELKTHISSSDYVAVSMAKTGSPSPPSWLRPLPFDTAQTAYSKACRAAHRFQLLHFAVCPFSVSSSDKLLAHPYNFVLFPRDELKMGMPAYSFSCQTSLLASMARNPYPNRNPIPITPIF; this is encoded by the exons ATGGCTTCTGTGTTTCAGTTGCGGCTTCGTTCTCTCTGCACGTCGTCCTCGAAATGGAGGGTGAAGCAGGTGACAACTTCCAACTTTGAAGAGTCCCTGCAAGAGCTAAAGACTCACATCTCTTCCTCCGATTATGTCGCCGTATCCATGGCCAAGACCGGCTCTCCGTCGCCGCCGTCCTGGCTCCGCCCTCTACCTTTCGACACCGCCCAGACCGCCTACTCAAAGGCCTGCCGCGCTGCCCACCGCTTCCAGCTCCTCCACTTTGCAGTATGCCCCTTCTCCGTCTCTAGCTCCGACAAACTCCTCGCTCACCC TTATAATTTCGTGTTGTTTCCAAGAGACGAATTGAAAATGGGGATGCCTGCTTACAGCTTTTCGTGCCAGACATCGCTTCTTGCCTCCATGGCTCGCAATCCCTATCCCAATCGCAATCCAATTCCAATTACCCCAATTTTCTAA